One segment of Planctomycetota bacterium DNA contains the following:
- the rfbC gene encoding dTDP-4-dehydrorhamnose 3,5-epimerase, producing the protein MKFTPTDLPEVMLIEPEVFRDDRGFFFESFNSRAFQSATGCMDAFVQDDHSRSTRHVLRGLHYQIARPQGKIVRVVTGEIFDVAVDLRKSSPNFGRWVGTRLGAENRRALWIPRGFAHGFLTLSETAEVLYKHTDFWSPEHQRCIRWDDPATGIKWPLSATPILSAKDAAGSAFKDAELFP; encoded by the coding sequence ATGAAATTCACGCCGACCGATCTTCCCGAAGTCATGCTGATCGAGCCGGAGGTGTTTCGCGACGACCGCGGGTTCTTCTTTGAGAGTTTCAACTCACGAGCATTCCAGAGTGCAACGGGCTGCATGGACGCTTTCGTGCAGGATGATCACTCGCGCTCGACCCGCCATGTGCTTCGCGGCCTGCACTACCAGATCGCTCGGCCGCAGGGAAAGATCGTCCGCGTTGTCACCGGAGAGATCTTCGATGTCGCCGTGGACCTGCGAAAGAGCTCCCCGAACTTCGGTCGCTGGGTCGGCACGCGCCTCGGTGCGGAGAACCGCCGCGCACTGTGGATACCCAGGGGCTTTGCCCATGGGTTCCTCACCCTTTCCGAAACTGCGGAGGTGCTCTACAAGCACACCGACTTCTGGTCGCCCGAGCACCAGCGCTGCATTCGCTGGGATGATCCCGCAACCGGCATCAAGTGGCCGCTCTCCGCGACGCCCATCCTCTCGGCCAAGGATGCGGCCGGGTCAGCCTTCAAGGACGCGGAGCTCTTTCCTTGA
- a CDS encoding class I SAM-dependent methyltransferase, which produces MSGRGGMGVSPLGADITARGVGDPHRLGPGSITMFNLGPMPLVNNLYDTADAAESARRHPLNVVMDGDLVAHLDHQVPPDEMYANYLYRSAVGAPYVEHCKRMWRDLAGLKPRRIIDIGGNDGTLLAAFQSQSAEKLDRVNVDASASVGPENLAKGIRYVNAYWGDADVGKADVIVSTNVFQHTADVDKFLRGIQKHLDGVWVLEFPYFFTTLLTNQFDQIYHEHYYYWLVTPLVKLFKKYGLTITSISEQEIHGGSLRIISTNKPLPDRGVHEKFVAQEAAYDYTGWAARMRDKIERDRAFFKELKSTSTIAGFGAAAKGCIYLNAVGCHAQLDYVVDDTPQKQGKFIPGTRLEVVPRERLFADQPDCLVVLAHNFKDYIATSLRPHYKGRIVAMIPEFAQVDRT; this is translated from the coding sequence GTGAGCGGACGCGGCGGCATGGGTGTGAGCCCCCTCGGCGCGGACATCACCGCCCGCGGGGTCGGCGACCCCCATCGACTGGGACCGGGATCAATCACCATGTTCAACCTCGGCCCCATGCCCCTGGTCAACAATCTGTACGACACGGCGGACGCCGCGGAGTCCGCGCGTCGCCACCCGCTGAACGTGGTGATGGACGGCGACCTGGTCGCTCACCTGGATCACCAGGTGCCGCCCGATGAGATGTATGCGAACTACCTCTACCGCTCGGCGGTGGGCGCCCCCTACGTCGAGCACTGCAAGCGGATGTGGCGGGATCTTGCCGGGCTCAAGCCGCGGCGCATCATCGACATCGGCGGCAACGACGGGACACTGCTCGCCGCCTTCCAGTCGCAAAGCGCTGAGAAACTCGATCGGGTCAACGTCGACGCGTCCGCCTCGGTCGGGCCGGAGAACCTGGCCAAGGGCATCCGCTACGTCAACGCCTACTGGGGCGACGCCGATGTGGGCAAGGCCGATGTGATCGTCTCGACCAACGTCTTCCAGCACACGGCCGACGTCGACAAGTTCCTCCGCGGCATCCAGAAGCACCTGGATGGCGTGTGGGTGCTCGAATTCCCCTACTTCTTCACCACGCTCCTGACCAACCAGTTCGACCAGATCTACCACGAGCACTACTACTACTGGCTGGTCACGCCGCTGGTGAAGCTCTTCAAGAAGTACGGTCTGACGATCACCTCCATCAGCGAGCAGGAGATCCACGGCGGCTCGCTGCGGATCATCTCCACCAACAAGCCGCTCCCCGATCGCGGGGTTCACGAGAAGTTCGTGGCGCAGGAGGCGGCATACGACTACACAGGCTGGGCGGCGCGGATGCGCGACAAGATCGAGCGCGATCGCGCCTTCTTCAAGGAGTTGAAGAGCACGTCCACCATTGCCGGCTTCGGCGCCGCGGCCAAGGGTTGCATCTACCTCAACGCAGTCGGCTGCCACGCCCAGCTGGACTACGTGGTCGACGACACGCCGCAGAAGCAGGGCAAGTTCATTCCCGGCACGCGGCTGGAAGTGGTGCCGCGCGAGCGGCTCTTCGCAGATCAGCCCGACTGCCTGGTCGTGCTCGCCCACAACTTCAAGGACTACATCGCAACATCGCTCCGTCCTCATTACAAGGGGCGCATCGTGGCGATGATTCCCGAGTTCGCGCAGGTCGACCGGACCTGA
- a CDS encoding CatB-related O-acetyltransferase — protein MQALGANVRKFILKHRISFRSLKRGRVRDHFPVGRGTYGEPTVQFHNAANLRIGSFCSIADNVNIFLGGNHRIDWITAYPFNVFRASARHIKGQPQTKGDVTIGNDVWIGDGVTILSGVTIGNGAAIGAKAVIAKDVPPYALVAGNPARILRYRFPEHQIAELQRIAWWNWSDAKQEMAMPILLSGDVEKLILFADSHRHID, from the coding sequence ATGCAGGCGCTGGGGGCGAATGTTCGCAAGTTCATCCTGAAGCACCGGATCAGTTTCCGTTCGCTCAAGCGAGGGCGGGTCCGGGACCACTTTCCCGTCGGGCGCGGCACCTACGGCGAGCCCACCGTCCAGTTTCACAACGCGGCGAATCTGCGGATCGGCTCCTTCTGCTCGATCGCCGACAATGTGAACATCTTCCTCGGCGGCAACCACCGGATTGACTGGATCACGGCCTATCCGTTCAATGTCTTCCGCGCCTCCGCGAGGCACATCAAGGGCCAGCCGCAGACCAAGGGGGATGTCACGATCGGCAACGATGTCTGGATCGGCGACGGCGTCACGATCCTTTCAGGTGTCACGATCGGCAACGGCGCGGCCATCGGCGCCAAGGCCGTCATCGCCAAGGATGTGCCGCCCTACGCCCTGGTGGCGGGCAATCCGGCGAGGATTCTGCGCTATCGATTTCCAGAGCACCAGATCGCGGAGCTCCAGCGCATCGCGTGGTGGAACTGGTCGGATGCGAAGCAGGAGATGGCGATGCCGATCCTGCTGTCGGGCGATGTCGAGAAGCTCATTTTGTTTGCCGACAGCCATCGGCACATCGACTGA
- the rfbD gene encoding dTDP-4-dehydrorhamnose reductase, whose amino-acid sequence MSQGARRILLFGGDGQVGLELQRSLTSIGTLIVPTPSQADFSRPSSLREVVRYAKPEIVVNAAAYTAVDKAESESELARRINAESPGVMAEEAAMLGALLIHYSTDAVYDGTKGAPYVESDAPNPINQYGRSKWEGDQAVAAAGGRFVILRTSWVYASHGHNFVRTILRLACERDEIRVVNDQFGNPTEAGSLADATAQVVQRVLAAPGDFASEIYHATGTGSTSWFEFAQAIVGLSPAAVERGTKVVPIPSSDYPLPAPRSKNGRLDCGKLFNAFQCRLPPWRESLREVVSRCADGCRQTK is encoded by the coding sequence TTGAGTCAGGGGGCCCGCCGAATCCTGCTGTTCGGCGGCGACGGACAGGTTGGACTCGAGTTGCAGCGGTCGCTCACGTCGATCGGAACGCTGATCGTTCCGACCCCCAGCCAGGCGGATTTCTCCCGGCCTTCGTCGCTGCGAGAGGTGGTGCGCTACGCCAAACCCGAGATCGTCGTCAACGCCGCGGCCTACACCGCGGTCGACAAGGCAGAGAGCGAGTCGGAGCTCGCCCGTCGCATCAACGCGGAGTCTCCCGGCGTGATGGCGGAGGAGGCGGCAATGCTCGGCGCCCTGTTGATCCACTACTCCACCGATGCGGTCTACGACGGCACCAAGGGCGCGCCCTATGTCGAGAGCGACGCGCCCAATCCGATCAATCAGTACGGCAGGAGCAAATGGGAGGGCGATCAGGCGGTGGCGGCGGCCGGGGGTCGCTTCGTGATTTTGCGGACCAGCTGGGTTTATGCCTCGCACGGACACAATTTTGTGCGGACCATCCTCAGGCTCGCTTGCGAGCGCGACGAGATCCGCGTGGTCAACGACCAATTCGGAAATCCCACCGAGGCGGGCTCCCTCGCCGACGCGACCGCGCAGGTCGTCCAGCGTGTGCTCGCCGCTCCCGGCGACTTTGCTTCGGAGATCTACCACGCGACCGGCACCGGAAGCACGAGCTGGTTCGAGTTTGCCCAGGCGATCGTGGGGCTGTCACCGGCGGCCGTGGAGCGCGGGACGAAGGTCGTTCCCATCCCTTCGAGCGACTATCCCTTGCCGGCGCCGCGCTCGAAAAATGGACGGCTGGACTGCGGAAAATTGTTCAACGCATTCCAATGCCGGCTTCCGCCGTGGCGCGAGTCGCTGCGCGAAGTCGTCAGTCGATGTGCCGATGGCTGTCGGCAAACAAAATGA
- a CDS encoding H-NS histone family protein — translation MKKSYKQLVKDIQQLTATANKIRKAEISRVKKAIKTKMAEYQLSLHDLGAVGAAAYAGARDGMNKAVSSKSRAAKAAKKVKDKRSIVKPKYRHPKSGATWSGRGKTPRWMASELKHGKKRESFLIKK, via the coding sequence ATGAAAAAATCATATAAACAGCTCGTCAAGGACATCCAGCAGCTCACCGCCACGGCCAACAAGATCCGCAAGGCGGAAATCTCGCGGGTCAAGAAGGCGATCAAGACCAAGATGGCCGAATACCAGCTGAGCCTGCACGACCTCGGCGCCGTCGGCGCCGCCGCCTATGCGGGCGCCCGCGACGGCATGAACAAGGCCGTGTCAAGCAAGTCCCGCGCCGCCAAGGCCGCGAAGAAGGTCAAGGACAAGCGCAGCATTGTCAAGCCGAAGTACCGGCACCCCAAGAGCGGCGCCACCTGGTCCGGCCGCGGAAAAACCCCGCGCTGGATGGCCTCCGAGCTGAAGCACGGCAAGAAGCGCGAGTCGTTCCTCATCAAGAAGTGA
- a CDS encoding DinB family protein — MKATQLLLGLQAMNLEQIHGLLNGLNDSHLTTCPYKGGHDVRWVLGHLAISMDFAASILGLPNASPEEWNKLFGPGASGQTTSGPNIAELVSVIDRGHAQVATALSKADPALLEQPHGMDFLAKSPLKSKGDVLGLLLTNHESYHIAQLSACRCVAGLKPLF, encoded by the coding sequence ATGAAAGCCACGCAACTTCTCCTCGGGCTCCAGGCCATGAACCTGGAGCAAATCCACGGACTTCTCAACGGACTCAATGATTCACACCTCACGACCTGTCCCTACAAGGGCGGCCACGATGTGCGCTGGGTCCTCGGACACCTCGCCATCAGCATGGATTTCGCCGCCAGCATCCTCGGACTTCCCAACGCGTCGCCCGAGGAATGGAACAAGCTTTTTGGACCTGGCGCCAGCGGCCAGACAACGAGCGGACCCAACATTGCCGAGCTCGTTAGTGTCATCGATCGAGGTCATGCCCAGGTTGCGACGGCGCTGTCGAAGGCGGATCCCGCGCTGCTCGAGCAACCGCACGGCATGGATTTTCTCGCCAAGTCGCCCCTGAAGTCCAAGGGTGATGTGCTGGGACTCCTGCTGACGAATCACGAGAGCTACCACATCGCGCAACTCTCGGCGTGTCGCTGCGTCGCCGGATTGAAGCCGCTCTTTTGA
- the pulA gene encoding type I pullulanase, whose amino-acid sequence MRESRSIARSHRAGRFALVLAMALSGVAAIFAAKAWAGNAAESSAQAGKSPRIAESLKAKYPKSEGLLVVHYARADKKYDRWNLWCWPQGGEGASYPFTGKDGFGRYAVIPFDKLPKEAGFLVRLGDWESKDIEHDRSVKFDAGSTREVWLVAGDDHVYADPEIDQSLRVTGAFLDSDSAITLATSAPLSKEQTQKAQIVRRDKRPGAPKITGIAPSHESGTSRSLYTVKLAKPVADADIAALQIEIPGAKPQTLYARNILDQERFTPLQAHLGAFCTPEKTDFQTWSPVSSGVQLLFYDSVDAKQPSRSVPLQRGEKGLWNAEVPGDLQGKLYRYRFDSYGEQREVPDIHTFAATADGSFSVVADLNRLSPKEWESTAAPILKHPTDEIIYEVHVRDFSIADSACPTALRGTYLGLTQESAAKGGMMNGGLSHLKELGVTAVHLLPIEDFSAAPKEYNWGYWTAFFNVPESNYSSDDKDPLQPIREVKSMVQGLHAAGLRVILDVVYNHTSSTGTSSPFDQTVPFYFHRTADDGHLMDDTGVGNAVADERPMVRKYIVDSLAHWLTNYKVDGFRFDLLGTHYPETVKAICDRLVALKPDITLYGEPWTGGGVTHFGKGAQKGMRIGVFNDNIRNAVRGDLDGTTTGFATGPGGDAAALKRGVIGSIDDFTLEPGESVNYVAAHDNLTLWDKLLKAQPSADDATRRAMQKMALGIVLTSQGIAFLDEGSDFCRTKNGNHNSYNAGDEVNALDWKRKMEYRDVFDYVSGLVALRREHPAFRMGDNASVRKSVKFLDNAGTVSFTINGSAAGDSWRDIFVAYNGEPRTQQVTLPPGAWTVVVDAKQAGTERLRLASGLTGMPAYSMMVAYKN is encoded by the coding sequence ATGCGTGAGTCCCGATCCATCGCCCGCTCGCATCGTGCCGGACGCTTTGCGTTGGTGCTTGCCATGGCCCTGTCGGGAGTTGCCGCGATCTTCGCCGCCAAGGCGTGGGCCGGCAATGCCGCGGAATCCTCGGCACAGGCCGGGAAATCCCCGCGGATTGCCGAGAGCCTCAAGGCGAAATATCCCAAGTCCGAAGGTCTGCTGGTGGTGCACTATGCCCGCGCCGACAAGAAGTACGACCGATGGAATCTCTGGTGCTGGCCCCAGGGCGGAGAGGGCGCTTCCTATCCCTTCACCGGCAAGGACGGCTTCGGCCGATACGCGGTCATTCCCTTCGACAAGCTGCCCAAGGAGGCCGGGTTCCTCGTGCGCCTGGGCGACTGGGAGTCGAAGGACATCGAGCATGACCGCTCGGTCAAGTTTGACGCGGGCAGCACGCGCGAAGTATGGCTGGTCGCCGGCGATGACCATGTCTACGCCGATCCCGAGATCGATCAGTCGCTGCGCGTCACCGGCGCCTTCCTGGATTCCGACAGCGCCATCACCCTGGCCACCTCGGCACCGCTGAGCAAGGAGCAGACGCAGAAGGCACAAATTGTGCGCCGCGACAAGCGCCCCGGCGCGCCCAAGATCACCGGCATCGCGCCGAGCCACGAATCCGGCACCTCGCGCTCGCTCTACACCGTGAAGCTGGCCAAGCCCGTGGCCGACGCCGACATCGCGGCGCTGCAGATCGAGATTCCCGGTGCGAAGCCGCAGACGCTCTACGCGCGGAACATCCTTGACCAGGAGCGTTTCACGCCGTTGCAGGCCCATTTGGGCGCCTTCTGCACGCCTGAGAAAACGGATTTTCAAACCTGGTCTCCGGTGAGCAGCGGCGTGCAGCTTCTCTTCTACGACAGTGTGGATGCCAAGCAACCCTCGCGCAGCGTGCCCCTGCAGCGCGGCGAGAAGGGATTGTGGAACGCGGAGGTTCCGGGCGATTTGCAGGGCAAACTCTACCGCTATCGCTTCGACAGTTATGGCGAGCAGCGCGAGGTTCCCGACATCCACACCTTCGCGGCAACGGCGGACGGCAGCTTTTCGGTGGTCGCCGACTTGAACCGCCTCAGCCCCAAGGAGTGGGAGTCGACCGCGGCCCCGATCCTCAAGCATCCGACGGACGAGATCATCTACGAGGTCCACGTGCGCGACTTCTCCATCGCCGACTCCGCGTGCCCGACGGCGCTGCGCGGCACCTACCTGGGGCTGACGCAGGAAAGCGCCGCCAAGGGCGGCATGATGAACGGCGGACTCTCCCATCTGAAGGAGCTCGGCGTGACGGCGGTGCATCTGCTGCCCATCGAGGATTTTTCCGCGGCGCCCAAGGAGTACAACTGGGGCTATTGGACCGCCTTCTTCAACGTGCCCGAGTCGAATTACTCCAGCGACGACAAGGATCCCCTGCAGCCCATCCGCGAGGTCAAGTCGATGGTGCAAGGCCTGCACGCCGCGGGCCTCCGCGTCATTCTTGATGTCGTCTACAACCACACCTCCAGCACCGGCACCTCGTCGCCCTTCGACCAGACGGTGCCCTTCTACTTCCACCGCACCGCGGACGACGGCCACTTGATGGACGACACCGGCGTCGGCAACGCGGTCGCCGACGAGCGGCCGATGGTGCGCAAGTACATCGTCGACAGCCTGGCGCATTGGCTGACCAACTACAAGGTGGATGGATTCCGTTTCGACCTGCTCGGCACGCACTACCCGGAGACGGTGAAGGCGATCTGCGACCGGCTTGTCGCGCTGAAGCCCGACATCACGCTCTACGGCGAGCCGTGGACCGGTGGCGGCGTCACCCACTTCGGCAAGGGCGCCCAGAAGGGAATGCGCATCGGGGTCTTCAACGACAACATCCGCAATGCGGTGCGCGGCGACCTGGACGGCACGACGACGGGTTTCGCCACCGGCCCCGGGGGCGACGCCGCGGCCTTGAAGCGCGGCGTGATCGGATCCATCGATGACTTCACGCTCGAGCCCGGCGAATCGGTGAACTACGTCGCGGCCCACGACAATCTGACCCTATGGGACAAGCTGCTCAAGGCGCAGCCGAGCGCCGACGACGCCACCCGCCGCGCCATGCAGAAGATGGCGCTGGGCATCGTGCTGACCAGCCAGGGCATCGCTTTTCTGGATGAAGGCAGCGACTTCTGCCGCACCAAGAACGGCAATCACAATTCCTACAACGCCGGCGACGAAGTGAACGCCCTCGACTGGAAGCGCAAGATGGAGTACCGCGACGTCTTCGACTATGTCAGCGGGCTGGTGGCCCTGCGCAGGGAGCATCCGGCCTTCCGCATGGGGGACAACGCCTCGGTGCGGAAGTCGGTCAAGTTCCTCGACAACGCCGGAACGGTGTCGTTCACGATCAACGGCTCCGCCGCGGGCGACTCCTGGCGCGACATCTTCGTGGCCTACAACGGCGAACCCAGGACGCAGCAAGTCACGCTGCCGCCCGGCGCCTGGACGGTGGTCGTCGACGCCAAGCAGGCTGGAACCGAGCGGCTGCGCCTGGCGTCGGGCCTGACGGGCATGCCCGCCTACTCCATGATGGTGGCCTACAAGAACTAG
- a CDS encoding lysophospholipase, translated as MSWFSSIVLGVLLAAQATAPATTPPAAPAAPAVPAAAAPKEEPFKLDTDTGVIRGSLLMPGGTGPFPVALIIAGSGPTDRDGNSGALKGKNNSLQMLAQSLAEANIASVRFDKRGISASRAAGPSEANLRFENYVDDAAAWVEKLRRDPRFSTITIIGHSEGSLIGAIAASRVHPDAFVSLAGVARPAGLILREQMNGKLTPELFQANEKILSELESGRTINAVPAALQALYRPSVQPYLISWFKHNPAKIFADLKVPILIGQGTTDIQVAVEEAEALKKAAPSAQLVMIEGMNHVLKTVPAVQAKQLASYSDPALPINPELTKRVIDFIPRTKSAK; from the coding sequence ATGAGCTGGTTTTCGTCCATCGTTCTTGGCGTGCTTCTGGCGGCTCAGGCCACCGCTCCCGCGACAACGCCGCCCGCTGCGCCCGCCGCGCCTGCGGTTCCCGCTGCCGCAGCGCCCAAGGAGGAACCCTTCAAGCTCGACACCGACACCGGAGTGATTCGCGGTTCGCTGCTCATGCCCGGCGGAACCGGTCCCTTTCCTGTGGCGCTGATCATCGCCGGCTCCGGTCCCACGGACCGCGACGGCAACAGCGGCGCTCTGAAGGGGAAGAACAATTCACTTCAAATGCTGGCGCAGTCGCTGGCCGAAGCCAACATTGCCTCGGTGCGCTTCGACAAGCGGGGGATCTCGGCCAGCCGCGCCGCCGGTCCCAGTGAAGCGAATCTGCGCTTCGAGAATTACGTTGACGATGCCGCCGCCTGGGTGGAGAAACTGAGGCGCGATCCGCGATTCTCCACCATCACCATCATCGGCCACAGCGAGGGCTCGCTGATCGGCGCGATCGCAGCCTCGCGCGTTCATCCCGACGCCTTCGTCTCCCTCGCGGGCGTCGCGCGCCCGGCAGGGCTGATCCTGCGCGAGCAGATGAACGGCAAGCTGACCCCCGAGCTTTTCCAGGCCAACGAAAAAATCCTTTCCGAGCTCGAGTCGGGGCGCACCATCAATGCCGTGCCCGCCGCGCTCCAGGCCCTCTACCGGCCCTCGGTGCAGCCCTACCTGATTTCGTGGTTCAAGCACAACCCCGCGAAAATCTTCGCGGATCTCAAGGTTCCCATCCTGATCGGACAGGGCACAACGGACATCCAGGTCGCGGTCGAGGAGGCCGAGGCGCTGAAGAAGGCGGCGCCCTCCGCGCAACTCGTGATGATCGAGGGCATGAACCACGTCCTTAAGACCGTTCCAGCGGTTCAAGCCAAGCAGCTGGCTTCGTACTCGGATCCCGCGCTGCCGATCAATCCCGAGCTGACAAAGAGAGTCATCGACTTCATCCCGCGGACGAAGTCGGCAAAATAA
- a CDS encoding glycosyltransferase — translation MKVSGFSFIRNGTLLGYPFVESIRSVLPLCDEFVISVGQGEDDTLERIRAIQSPKIQILQTQWNEKMHDRGFVYAQQKMIAQYHCTGDWAFYLEGDEVVHEKDLPAIRECMQRHLENRQVDAIAFHFHHFFGSAEWESVSPGWYRREPRIIRNTIRTWAPDGLYWVVMDRQRRGRYPRAAVADAAIYHYGFVRSVESMNKKIARVTKYWGSTAAAIKRYETDPMGLARFQGTHPAVIHKWIEEESERGFAPDPDYRITRKERKYRMMMRLERLFGWDLSRRHFKPFK, via the coding sequence ATGAAAGTCAGCGGGTTCTCCTTCATTCGCAACGGCACGCTGCTGGGGTATCCGTTCGTGGAGAGCATCCGGTCGGTGCTGCCGCTGTGCGACGAGTTCGTGATCTCGGTGGGCCAGGGCGAGGACGACACGCTTGAGAGGATCCGCGCCATTCAGTCGCCGAAGATCCAGATCCTGCAGACGCAATGGAACGAGAAGATGCACGACCGCGGCTTCGTCTACGCCCAGCAGAAGATGATCGCGCAATACCACTGCACCGGGGACTGGGCCTTCTACCTGGAGGGCGACGAGGTGGTGCACGAGAAGGACCTGCCCGCCATCCGAGAGTGCATGCAGCGCCACCTGGAGAACCGTCAGGTCGACGCGATCGCCTTTCACTTCCACCACTTCTTCGGCAGCGCCGAATGGGAATCGGTGAGCCCGGGCTGGTACCGCCGCGAGCCGCGCATCATCCGCAACACCATCCGGACCTGGGCCCCCGACGGCCTCTACTGGGTGGTCATGGACCGGCAGCGGCGCGGCCGTTATCCGCGCGCCGCCGTGGCGGACGCCGCGATCTACCACTACGGCTTCGTGCGCAGCGTGGAGTCGATGAACAAGAAGATTGCGCGGGTCACCAAGTACTGGGGCTCCACGGCCGCGGCCATCAAGCGCTATGAGACCGATCCGATGGGGCTCGCCCGCTTCCAGGGAACGCATCCCGCGGTCATCCACAAGTGGATCGAGGAGGAGTCGGAGCGCGGCTTCGCGCCCGATCCCGACTATCGGATCACCCGCAAGGAGCGGAAGTACCGGATGATGATGCGCCTGGAAAGACTTTTCGGGTGGGATCTCTCCCGGCGGCACTTCAAGCCCTTCAAGTGA
- a CDS encoding DNA-3-methyladenine glycosylase I, translating into MKKQLQRCWWCGEDPLYVAYHDREWGVPEMDDRALFEKLVLDGFQAGLSWITILRKREAFRAAFAQFDPHKIAKFGKKDVRRLLANAGIIRSRSKIESAIGNAHVWINIMKEGEGSFRDLLWQHVDHRTRQNRFRQKSDLPPATPESEAMAKCLKKVGFKFCGPTICYAFMQAVGMTNDHLVSCPRHAAVKKLARIK; encoded by the coding sequence ATGAAGAAGCAACTGCAACGATGCTGGTGGTGCGGCGAGGATCCGCTCTACGTGGCCTACCACGACCGCGAGTGGGGCGTGCCGGAAATGGACGACCGCGCCCTCTTCGAGAAGCTGGTGCTCGACGGCTTCCAGGCGGGACTCTCCTGGATCACCATTCTCCGGAAGCGCGAGGCTTTCCGCGCGGCATTCGCGCAGTTCGACCCGCACAAGATTGCCAAGTTCGGCAAGAAGGATGTGCGCCGCCTGCTCGCCAACGCCGGGATCATCCGCAGCCGCAGCAAGATTGAAAGCGCCATCGGCAACGCCCACGTGTGGATCAACATCATGAAGGAGGGCGAGGGCTCCTTCCGCGACCTGCTCTGGCAGCACGTGGATCACCGGACCCGGCAGAATCGCTTTCGCCAGAAGTCCGACCTGCCGCCGGCGACGCCGGAAAGCGAGGCGATGGCCAAGTGCCTGAAGAAGGTCGGGTTCAAATTCTGCGGGCCGACGATCTGCTACGCCTTCATGCAGGCCGTGGGCATGACCAACGATCACCTGGTCTCCTGCCCGCGGCACGCCGCGGTAAAGAAGCTGGCGCGGATCAAATGA
- a CDS encoding malonic semialdehyde reductase yields MPNIPQTALDQLFFNARTHNAWLDKPVSDATLRELFNAMRWAPTSANCSPLRVVFVKSPAAKAKLLTCVAPGNQEKTKAAPVTAILAQDMEFFEKLPKLFPAADARSWFVGNEKMIADSAFRNSSIQGGYFILAARAMGLDCGPMSGFDNAAADKLFFAGTKHRSNFLCNLGYGDAGKLFPRSPRLEFDEACTII; encoded by the coding sequence ATGCCCAACATCCCGCAGACCGCGCTCGACCAGCTGTTCTTCAACGCCCGCACGCACAACGCCTGGCTTGACAAGCCGGTGAGCGACGCCACGCTGCGCGAGTTGTTCAATGCGATGCGCTGGGCGCCGACCAGCGCCAACTGCAGCCCGCTCCGGGTGGTCTTCGTGAAATCGCCCGCCGCCAAGGCCAAACTGCTGACCTGCGTGGCGCCGGGCAACCAGGAGAAGACCAAGGCGGCGCCGGTCACGGCGATCCTGGCCCAGGACATGGAGTTCTTCGAGAAGCTGCCCAAGCTCTTTCCAGCCGCGGATGCGCGCTCCTGGTTCGTGGGCAATGAAAAAATGATCGCCGACTCGGCCTTCCGCAATTCCAGCATTCAGGGCGGATACTTCATCCTCGCCGCCCGCGCGATGGGGCTGGACTGCGGGCCGATGTCCGGCTTCGACAACGCCGCCGCCGACAAACTCTTCTTCGCGGGCACCAAGCACCGCTCCAATTTCCTCTGCAACCTCGGCTACGGCGACGCCGGCAAGCTCTTTCCGCGCTCGCCGCGCCTCGAGTTCGACGAGGCCTGCACCATCATTTGA